The following proteins are co-located in the Eriocheir sinensis breed Jianghai 21 chromosome 1, ASM2467909v1, whole genome shotgun sequence genome:
- the LOC126996303 gene encoding neogenin-like isoform X5 translates to MCPGHHAGALHQGVQEQSPAGARLTNDTPSIWCLRNRECSHAGEYCCQANKSKVSQQATLTVKEAYALRDPQRPVLTAQPKSTIGKVGDKITVDCAANGYPEPAMVCLRDSATIHMADLDTLFCGTTTSSLHIHGLQEEDEGTYMCWAENREDSLDAVAHIQVQVAPRFLRQPANALAYEKENVELECSVYGQPEPSLHWLKNGELLVETDFCDGVDIYHLQSVSGNNLQILGLVRQEDSGMYQCVAHSSPGTPSCVSLSQEGAACPHPRTRQVTDTVTRVSGTAQAHHYYYSFIIISWTPAPRSSQQGMATTEELPTFSIQTLPPCLLKDLSPLSLTYSCTLCLHFTGGRPLAFPPSISLTYTLLVILLSSIRSMWPNHFKVCRFTSSTTPHFFPSPL, encoded by the exons ATGTGCCCTGGACACCATGCCGGCGCCCTCCATCAAGGGGTTCAGGAACAGTCACCCGCTGGAGCCAGACTCACGAATGACACGCCTTCCATCTG GTGCCTTAGAAATAGAGAATGTAGCCATGCCGGGGAGTACTGCTGCCAAGCCAACAAGAGCAAGGTGTCCCAGCAAGCCACACTCACAGTCAAGGAAGCCTACGCCCTGCGGGACCCCCAGCGGCCCGTGCTCACTGCTCAGCCAAAGTCCACGATAGGCAAGGTGGGGGACAAGATCACCGTGGACTGTGCGGCCAACGGCTACCCGGAGCCAGCCATGGTGTGCCTCAGGGACAGCGCCACCATCCACATGGC ggacctggacacactgttctgcggcaccaccaccagcagcctgcacatccatggcctgcaggaggaggacgaggggacgtacaTGTGCTGGGCGGAGAACAGGGAGGATTCGCTCGACGCCGTGGCCCACATACAGGTCCAAG TTGCTCCGAGGTTTCTGAGGCAGCCGGCCAACGCTCTCGCCTATGAGAAGGAGAACGTGGAGCTGGAGTGCAGCGTGTACGGCCAGCCAGAGCCCTCGCTCCACTGGCTCAAGAACGGCGAGCTGCTGGTGGAGACGGACTTTTGTGATGGTGTGGACATTTATCACTTACAG AGTGTGAGCGGCAACAACCTGCAGATCCTTGGCCTGGTGCGCCAGGAGGACTCCGGGATGTACCAGTGTGTGGCGCACAGCTCGCCGGGGACGCCCAGCTGTGTGTCCTTGAGTCAA GAAGGAGCAGCATGCCCCCACCCACGCACAAGGCAGGTCACAGACACTGTCACCAGAGTAAGTGGGACAGCTCaggcacaccactactactactcattcatcatcatttcatggacgcctgctcctaggagctcccagcaggggatggccacgacagaggagcttccaactttctctatccagacactccctccttgcctgctcaaagatctttcccccctctccctaacgtactcttgcaccctatgcctccatttcactggaggtcgtcctctagcattccctccctctatctcactcacatacacccttctggtcatcttactctcctccattcgctccatgtggccaaaccactttaaggtctgtcgcttcacctcttccaccactccacacttcttcccttcacccctgtga
- the LOC126996303 gene encoding roundabout homolog 3-like isoform X2, with protein sequence MCPGHHAGALHQGVQEQSPAGARLTNDTPSIWCLRNRECSHAGEYCCQANKSKVSQQATLTVKEAYALRDPQRPVLTAQPKSTIGKVGDKITVDCAANGYPEPAMVCLRDSATIHMALCVCVLQLLLYIRDLDTLFCGTTSSSLHIHGLQEEDEGTYRCRAENRDLDTLFCGTTTSSLHIHGLQEEDEGTYMCWAENREDSLDAVAHIQVQVAPRFLRQPANALAYEKENVELECSVYGQPEPSLHWLKNGELLVETDFCDGVDIYHLQILGLVRQEDSGMYQCVAHSSPGTPSCVSLSQEGAACPHPRTRQVTDTVTRVSGTAQAHHYYYSFIIISWTPAPRSSQQGMATTEELPTFSIQTLPPCLLKDLSPLSLTYSCTLCLHFTGGRPLAFPPSISLTYTLLVILLSSIRSMWPNHFKVCRFTSSTTPHFFPSPL encoded by the exons ATGTGCCCTGGACACCATGCCGGCGCCCTCCATCAAGGGGTTCAGGAACAGTCACCCGCTGGAGCCAGACTCACGAATGACACGCCTTCCATCTG GTGCCTTAGAAATAGAGAATGTAGCCATGCCGGGGAGTACTGCTGCCAAGCCAACAAGAGCAAGGTGTCCCAGCAAGCCACACTCACAGTCAAGGAAGCCTACGCCCTGCGGGACCCCCAGCGGCCCGTGCTCACTGCTCAGCCAAAGTCCACGATAGGCAAGGTGGGGGACAAGATCACCGTGGACTGTGCGGCCAACGGCTACCCGGAGCCAGCCATGGTGTGCCTCAGGGACAGCGCCACCATCCACATGGC tttgtgtgtgtgtgtgttgcagttattgctgtatataag ggacctggacacactgttctgcggcaccaccagcagcagcctgcacatccatggcctgcaggaggaggacgaggggacgtacaggtgccgggcggagaacagggacctggacacactgttctgcggcaccaccaccagcagcctgcacatccatggcctgcaggaggaggacgaggggacgtacaTGTGCTGGGCGGAGAACAGGGAGGATTCGCTCGACGCCGTGGCCCACATACAGGTCCAAG TTGCTCCGAGGTTTCTGAGGCAGCCGGCCAACGCTCTCGCCTATGAGAAGGAGAACGTGGAGCTGGAGTGCAGCGTGTACGGCCAGCCAGAGCCCTCGCTCCACTGGCTCAAGAACGGCGAGCTGCTGGTGGAGACGGACTTTTGTGATGGTGTGGACATTTATCACTTACAG ATCCTTGGCCTGGTGCGCCAGGAGGACTCCGGGATGTACCAGTGTGTGGCGCACAGCTCGCCGGGGACGCCCAGCTGTGTGTCCTTGAGTCAA GAAGGAGCAGCATGCCCCCACCCACGCACAAGGCAGGTCACAGACACTGTCACCAGAGTAAGTGGGACAGCTCaggcacaccactactactactcattcatcatcatttcatggacgcctgctcctaggagctcccagcaggggatggccacgacagaggagcttccaactttctctatccagacactccctccttgcctgctcaaagatctttcccccctctccctaacgtactcttgcaccctatgcctccatttcactggaggtcgtcctctagcattccctccctctatctcactcacatacacccttctggtcatcttactctcctccattcgctccatgtggccaaaccactttaaggtctgtcgcttcacctcttccaccactccacacttcttcccttcacccctgtga
- the LOC126996303 gene encoding neogenin-like isoform X3: MCPGHHAGALHQGVQEQSPAGARLTNDTPSIWCLRNRECSHAGEYCCQANKSKVSQQATLTVKEAYALRDPQRPVLTAQPKSTIGKVGDKITVDCAANGYPEPAMVCLRDSATIHMADLDTLFCGTTSSSLHIHGLQEEDEGTYRCRAENRDLDTLFCGTTTSSLHIHGLQEEDEGTYMCWAENREDSLDAVAHIQVQVAPRFLRQPANALAYEKENVELECSVYGQPEPSLHWLKNGELLVETDFCDGVDIYHLQSVSGNNLQILGLVRQEDSGMYQCVAHSSPGTPSCVSLSQEGAACPHPRTRQVTDTVTRVSGTAQAHHYYYSFIIISWTPAPRSSQQGMATTEELPTFSIQTLPPCLLKDLSPLSLTYSCTLCLHFTGGRPLAFPPSISLTYTLLVILLSSIRSMWPNHFKVCRFTSSTTPHFFPSPL, from the exons ATGTGCCCTGGACACCATGCCGGCGCCCTCCATCAAGGGGTTCAGGAACAGTCACCCGCTGGAGCCAGACTCACGAATGACACGCCTTCCATCTG GTGCCTTAGAAATAGAGAATGTAGCCATGCCGGGGAGTACTGCTGCCAAGCCAACAAGAGCAAGGTGTCCCAGCAAGCCACACTCACAGTCAAGGAAGCCTACGCCCTGCGGGACCCCCAGCGGCCCGTGCTCACTGCTCAGCCAAAGTCCACGATAGGCAAGGTGGGGGACAAGATCACCGTGGACTGTGCGGCCAACGGCTACCCGGAGCCAGCCATGGTGTGCCTCAGGGACAGCGCCACCATCCACATGGC ggacctggacacactgttctgcggcaccaccagcagcagcctgcacatccatggcctgcaggaggaggacgaggggacgtacaggtgccgggcggagaacagggacctggacacactgttctgcggcaccaccaccagcagcctgcacatccatggcctgcaggaggaggacgaggggacgtacaTGTGCTGGGCGGAGAACAGGGAGGATTCGCTCGACGCCGTGGCCCACATACAGGTCCAAG TTGCTCCGAGGTTTCTGAGGCAGCCGGCCAACGCTCTCGCCTATGAGAAGGAGAACGTGGAGCTGGAGTGCAGCGTGTACGGCCAGCCAGAGCCCTCGCTCCACTGGCTCAAGAACGGCGAGCTGCTGGTGGAGACGGACTTTTGTGATGGTGTGGACATTTATCACTTACAG AGTGTGAGCGGCAACAACCTGCAGATCCTTGGCCTGGTGCGCCAGGAGGACTCCGGGATGTACCAGTGTGTGGCGCACAGCTCGCCGGGGACGCCCAGCTGTGTGTCCTTGAGTCAA GAAGGAGCAGCATGCCCCCACCCACGCACAAGGCAGGTCACAGACACTGTCACCAGAGTAAGTGGGACAGCTCaggcacaccactactactactcattcatcatcatttcatggacgcctgctcctaggagctcccagcaggggatggccacgacagaggagcttccaactttctctatccagacactccctccttgcctgctcaaagatctttcccccctctccctaacgtactcttgcaccctatgcctccatttcactggaggtcgtcctctagcattccctccctctatctcactcacatacacccttctggtcatcttactctcctccattcgctccatgtggccaaaccactttaaggtctgtcgcttcacctcttccaccactccacacttcttcccttcacccctgtga
- the LOC126996303 gene encoding neogenin-like isoform X4 — protein sequence MCPGHHAGALHQGVQEQSPAGARLTNDTPSIWCLRNRECSHAGEYCCQANKSKVSQQATLTVKEAYALRDPQRPVLTAQPKSTIGKVGDKITVDCAANGYPEPAMVCLRDSATIHMALCVCVLQLLLYIRDLDTLFCGTTTSSLHIHGLQEEDEGTYMCWAENREDSLDAVAHIQVQVAPRFLRQPANALAYEKENVELECSVYGQPEPSLHWLKNGELLVETDFCDGVDIYHLQSVSGNNLQILGLVRQEDSGMYQCVAHSSPGTPSCVSLSQEGAACPHPRTRQVTDTVTRVSGTAQAHHYYYSFIIISWTPAPRSSQQGMATTEELPTFSIQTLPPCLLKDLSPLSLTYSCTLCLHFTGGRPLAFPPSISLTYTLLVILLSSIRSMWPNHFKVCRFTSSTTPHFFPSPL from the exons ATGTGCCCTGGACACCATGCCGGCGCCCTCCATCAAGGGGTTCAGGAACAGTCACCCGCTGGAGCCAGACTCACGAATGACACGCCTTCCATCTG GTGCCTTAGAAATAGAGAATGTAGCCATGCCGGGGAGTACTGCTGCCAAGCCAACAAGAGCAAGGTGTCCCAGCAAGCCACACTCACAGTCAAGGAAGCCTACGCCCTGCGGGACCCCCAGCGGCCCGTGCTCACTGCTCAGCCAAAGTCCACGATAGGCAAGGTGGGGGACAAGATCACCGTGGACTGTGCGGCCAACGGCTACCCGGAGCCAGCCATGGTGTGCCTCAGGGACAGCGCCACCATCCACATGGC tttgtgtgtgtgtgtgttgcagttattgctgtatataag ggacctggacacactgttctgcggcaccaccaccagcagcctgcacatccatggcctgcaggaggaggacgaggggacgtacaTGTGCTGGGCGGAGAACAGGGAGGATTCGCTCGACGCCGTGGCCCACATACAGGTCCAAG TTGCTCCGAGGTTTCTGAGGCAGCCGGCCAACGCTCTCGCCTATGAGAAGGAGAACGTGGAGCTGGAGTGCAGCGTGTACGGCCAGCCAGAGCCCTCGCTCCACTGGCTCAAGAACGGCGAGCTGCTGGTGGAGACGGACTTTTGTGATGGTGTGGACATTTATCACTTACAG AGTGTGAGCGGCAACAACCTGCAGATCCTTGGCCTGGTGCGCCAGGAGGACTCCGGGATGTACCAGTGTGTGGCGCACAGCTCGCCGGGGACGCCCAGCTGTGTGTCCTTGAGTCAA GAAGGAGCAGCATGCCCCCACCCACGCACAAGGCAGGTCACAGACACTGTCACCAGAGTAAGTGGGACAGCTCaggcacaccactactactactcattcatcatcatttcatggacgcctgctcctaggagctcccagcaggggatggccacgacagaggagcttccaactttctctatccagacactccctccttgcctgctcaaagatctttcccccctctccctaacgtactcttgcaccctatgcctccatttcactggaggtcgtcctctagcattccctccctctatctcactcacatacacccttctggtcatcttactctcctccattcgctccatgtggccaaaccactttaaggtctgtcgcttcacctcttccaccactccacacttcttcccttcacccctgtga
- the LOC126996303 gene encoding roundabout homolog 3-like isoform X1 — translation MCPGHHAGALHQGVQEQSPAGARLTNDTPSIWCLRNRECSHAGEYCCQANKSKVSQQATLTVKEAYALRDPQRPVLTAQPKSTIGKVGDKITVDCAANGYPEPAMVCLRDSATIHMALCVCVLQLLLYIRDLDTLFCGTTSSSLHIHGLQEEDEGTYRCRAENRDLDTLFCGTTTSSLHIHGLQEEDEGTYMCWAENREDSLDAVAHIQVQVAPRFLRQPANALAYEKENVELECSVYGQPEPSLHWLKNGELLVETDFCDGVDIYHLQSVSGNNLQILGLVRQEDSGMYQCVAHSSPGTPSCVSLSQEGAACPHPRTRQVTDTVTRVSGTAQAHHYYYSFIIISWTPAPRSSQQGMATTEELPTFSIQTLPPCLLKDLSPLSLTYSCTLCLHFTGGRPLAFPPSISLTYTLLVILLSSIRSMWPNHFKVCRFTSSTTPHFFPSPL, via the exons ATGTGCCCTGGACACCATGCCGGCGCCCTCCATCAAGGGGTTCAGGAACAGTCACCCGCTGGAGCCAGACTCACGAATGACACGCCTTCCATCTG GTGCCTTAGAAATAGAGAATGTAGCCATGCCGGGGAGTACTGCTGCCAAGCCAACAAGAGCAAGGTGTCCCAGCAAGCCACACTCACAGTCAAGGAAGCCTACGCCCTGCGGGACCCCCAGCGGCCCGTGCTCACTGCTCAGCCAAAGTCCACGATAGGCAAGGTGGGGGACAAGATCACCGTGGACTGTGCGGCCAACGGCTACCCGGAGCCAGCCATGGTGTGCCTCAGGGACAGCGCCACCATCCACATGGC tttgtgtgtgtgtgtgttgcagttattgctgtatataag ggacctggacacactgttctgcggcaccaccagcagcagcctgcacatccatggcctgcaggaggaggacgaggggacgtacaggtgccgggcggagaacagggacctggacacactgttctgcggcaccaccaccagcagcctgcacatccatggcctgcaggaggaggacgaggggacgtacaTGTGCTGGGCGGAGAACAGGGAGGATTCGCTCGACGCCGTGGCCCACATACAGGTCCAAG TTGCTCCGAGGTTTCTGAGGCAGCCGGCCAACGCTCTCGCCTATGAGAAGGAGAACGTGGAGCTGGAGTGCAGCGTGTACGGCCAGCCAGAGCCCTCGCTCCACTGGCTCAAGAACGGCGAGCTGCTGGTGGAGACGGACTTTTGTGATGGTGTGGACATTTATCACTTACAG AGTGTGAGCGGCAACAACCTGCAGATCCTTGGCCTGGTGCGCCAGGAGGACTCCGGGATGTACCAGTGTGTGGCGCACAGCTCGCCGGGGACGCCCAGCTGTGTGTCCTTGAGTCAA GAAGGAGCAGCATGCCCCCACCCACGCACAAGGCAGGTCACAGACACTGTCACCAGAGTAAGTGGGACAGCTCaggcacaccactactactactcattcatcatcatttcatggacgcctgctcctaggagctcccagcaggggatggccacgacagaggagcttccaactttctctatccagacactccctccttgcctgctcaaagatctttcccccctctccctaacgtactcttgcaccctatgcctccatttcactggaggtcgtcctctagcattccctccctctatctcactcacatacacccttctggtcatcttactctcctccattcgctccatgtggccaaaccactttaaggtctgtcgcttcacctcttccaccactccacacttcttcccttcacccctgtga
- the LOC126996303 gene encoding neogenin-like isoform X8, with amino-acid sequence MCPGHHAGALHQGVQEQSPAGARLTNDTPSIWCLRNRECSHAGEYCCQANKSKVSQQATLTVKEAYALRDPQRPVLTAQPKSTIGKVGDKITVDCAANGYPEPAMVCLRDSATIHMALCVCVLQLLLYIRDLDTLFCGTTSSSLHIHGLQEEDEGTYRCRAENRDLDTLFCGTTTSSLHIHGLQEEDEGTYMCWAENREDSLDAVAHIQVQVAPRFLRQPANALAYEKENVELECSVYGQPEPSLHWLKNGELLVETDFCDECERQQPADPWPGAPGGLRDVPVCGAQLAGDAQLCVLESRRSSMPPPTHKAGHRHCHQSKWDSSGTPLLLLIHHHFMDACS; translated from the exons ATGTGCCCTGGACACCATGCCGGCGCCCTCCATCAAGGGGTTCAGGAACAGTCACCCGCTGGAGCCAGACTCACGAATGACACGCCTTCCATCTG GTGCCTTAGAAATAGAGAATGTAGCCATGCCGGGGAGTACTGCTGCCAAGCCAACAAGAGCAAGGTGTCCCAGCAAGCCACACTCACAGTCAAGGAAGCCTACGCCCTGCGGGACCCCCAGCGGCCCGTGCTCACTGCTCAGCCAAAGTCCACGATAGGCAAGGTGGGGGACAAGATCACCGTGGACTGTGCGGCCAACGGCTACCCGGAGCCAGCCATGGTGTGCCTCAGGGACAGCGCCACCATCCACATGGC tttgtgtgtgtgtgtgttgcagttattgctgtatataag ggacctggacacactgttctgcggcaccaccagcagcagcctgcacatccatggcctgcaggaggaggacgaggggacgtacaggtgccgggcggagaacagggacctggacacactgttctgcggcaccaccaccagcagcctgcacatccatggcctgcaggaggaggacgaggggacgtacaTGTGCTGGGCGGAGAACAGGGAGGATTCGCTCGACGCCGTGGCCCACATACAGGTCCAAG TTGCTCCGAGGTTTCTGAGGCAGCCGGCCAACGCTCTCGCCTATGAGAAGGAGAACGTGGAGCTGGAGTGCAGCGTGTACGGCCAGCCAGAGCCCTCGCTCCACTGGCTCAAGAACGGCGAGCTGCTGGTGGAGACGGACTTTTGTGATG AGTGTGAGCGGCAACAACCTGCAGATCCTTGGCCTGGTGCGCCAGGAGGACTCCGGGATGTACCAGTGTGTGGCGCACAGCTCGCCGGGGACGCCCAGCTGTGTGTCCTTGAGTCAA GAAGGAGCAGCATGCCCCCACCCACGCACAAGGCAGGTCACAGACACTGTCACCAGAGTAAGTGGGACAGCTCaggcacaccactactactactcattcatcatcatttcatggacgcctgctcctag
- the LOC126996303 gene encoding neogenin-like isoform X7, with translation MCPGHHAGALHQGVQEQSPAGARLTNDTPSIWCLRNRECSHAGEYCCQANKSKVSQQATLTVKEAYALRDPQRPVLTAQPKSTIGKVGDKITVDCAANGYPEPAMVCLRDSATIHMALCVCVLQLLLYIRDLDTLFCGTTSSSLHIHGLQEEDEGTYRCRAENRDLDTLFCGTTTSSLHIHGLQEEDEGTYMCWAENREDSLDAVAHIQVQVAPRFLRQPANALAYEKENVELECSVYGQPEPSLHWLKNGELLVETDFCDGVDIYHLQILGLVRQEDSGMYQCVAHSSPGTPSCVSLSQRSKTLAAGTPRPPWLLQATSTSNRFITLAWHEPELNTDHTVGYSVVYKQEGSLRERVQNASAAPPARD, from the exons ATGTGCCCTGGACACCATGCCGGCGCCCTCCATCAAGGGGTTCAGGAACAGTCACCCGCTGGAGCCAGACTCACGAATGACACGCCTTCCATCTG GTGCCTTAGAAATAGAGAATGTAGCCATGCCGGGGAGTACTGCTGCCAAGCCAACAAGAGCAAGGTGTCCCAGCAAGCCACACTCACAGTCAAGGAAGCCTACGCCCTGCGGGACCCCCAGCGGCCCGTGCTCACTGCTCAGCCAAAGTCCACGATAGGCAAGGTGGGGGACAAGATCACCGTGGACTGTGCGGCCAACGGCTACCCGGAGCCAGCCATGGTGTGCCTCAGGGACAGCGCCACCATCCACATGGC tttgtgtgtgtgtgtgttgcagttattgctgtatataag ggacctggacacactgttctgcggcaccaccagcagcagcctgcacatccatggcctgcaggaggaggacgaggggacgtacaggtgccgggcggagaacagggacctggacacactgttctgcggcaccaccaccagcagcctgcacatccatggcctgcaggaggaggacgaggggacgtacaTGTGCTGGGCGGAGAACAGGGAGGATTCGCTCGACGCCGTGGCCCACATACAGGTCCAAG TTGCTCCGAGGTTTCTGAGGCAGCCGGCCAACGCTCTCGCCTATGAGAAGGAGAACGTGGAGCTGGAGTGCAGCGTGTACGGCCAGCCAGAGCCCTCGCTCCACTGGCTCAAGAACGGCGAGCTGCTGGTGGAGACGGACTTTTGTGATGGTGTGGACATTTATCACTTACAG ATCCTTGGCCTGGTGCGCCAGGAGGACTCCGGGATGTACCAGTGTGTGGCGCACAGCTCGCCGGGGACGCCCAGCTGTGTGTCCTTGAGTCAA AGGAGCAAGACCCTGGCGGCGGGCACCCCCAGGCCCCCTTGGCTGCTGCAGGCCACCTCCACCAGCAACAGGTTCATCACGCTGGCCTGGCATGAGCCGGAGCTCAACACCGACCACACTGTGGGATACTCAGTCGTCTACAAGCAGGAAGGATCACTCAG aGAACGCGTCCAGAACGCGAGTGCAGCTCCTCCAGCGAGGGACTGA
- the LOC126996303 gene encoding neogenin-like isoform X9, whose translation MCPGHHAGALHQGVQEQSPAGARLTNDTPSIWCLRNRECSHAGEYCCQANKSKVSQQATLTVKEAYALRDPQRPVLTAQPKSTIGKVGDKITVDCAANGYPEPAMVCLRDSATIHMALCVCVLQLLLYIRDLDTLFCGTTSSSLHIHGLQEEDEGTYRCRAENRDLDTLFCGTTTSSLHIHGLQEEDEGTYMCWAENREDSLDAVAHIQVQVAPRFLRQPANALAYEKENVELECSVYGQPEPSLHWLKNGELLVETDFCDGVDIYHLQRSKTLAAGTPRPPWLLQATSTSNRFITLAWHEPELNTDHTVGYSVVYKQEGSLRERVQNASAAPPARD comes from the exons ATGTGCCCTGGACACCATGCCGGCGCCCTCCATCAAGGGGTTCAGGAACAGTCACCCGCTGGAGCCAGACTCACGAATGACACGCCTTCCATCTG GTGCCTTAGAAATAGAGAATGTAGCCATGCCGGGGAGTACTGCTGCCAAGCCAACAAGAGCAAGGTGTCCCAGCAAGCCACACTCACAGTCAAGGAAGCCTACGCCCTGCGGGACCCCCAGCGGCCCGTGCTCACTGCTCAGCCAAAGTCCACGATAGGCAAGGTGGGGGACAAGATCACCGTGGACTGTGCGGCCAACGGCTACCCGGAGCCAGCCATGGTGTGCCTCAGGGACAGCGCCACCATCCACATGGC tttgtgtgtgtgtgtgttgcagttattgctgtatataag ggacctggacacactgttctgcggcaccaccagcagcagcctgcacatccatggcctgcaggaggaggacgaggggacgtacaggtgccgggcggagaacagggacctggacacactgttctgcggcaccaccaccagcagcctgcacatccatggcctgcaggaggaggacgaggggacgtacaTGTGCTGGGCGGAGAACAGGGAGGATTCGCTCGACGCCGTGGCCCACATACAGGTCCAAG TTGCTCCGAGGTTTCTGAGGCAGCCGGCCAACGCTCTCGCCTATGAGAAGGAGAACGTGGAGCTGGAGTGCAGCGTGTACGGCCAGCCAGAGCCCTCGCTCCACTGGCTCAAGAACGGCGAGCTGCTGGTGGAGACGGACTTTTGTGATGGTGTGGACATTTATCACTTACAG AGGAGCAAGACCCTGGCGGCGGGCACCCCCAGGCCCCCTTGGCTGCTGCAGGCCACCTCCACCAGCAACAGGTTCATCACGCTGGCCTGGCATGAGCCGGAGCTCAACACCGACCACACTGTGGGATACTCAGTCGTCTACAAGCAGGAAGGATCACTCAG aGAACGCGTCCAGAACGCGAGTGCAGCTCCTCCAGCGAGGGACTGA
- the LOC126996303 gene encoding neogenin-like isoform X6 yields MCPGHHAGALHQGVQEQSPAGARLTNDTPSIWCLRNRECSHAGEYCCQANKSKVSQQATLTVKEAYALRDPQRPVLTAQPKSTIGKVGDKITVDCAANGYPEPAMVCLRDSATIHMALCVCVLQLLLYIRDLDTLFCGTTSSSLHIHGLQEEDEGTYRCRAENRDLDTLFCGTTTSSLHIHGLQEEDEGTYMCWAENREDSLDAVAHIQVQVAPRFLRQPANALAYEKENVELECSVYGQPEPSLHWLKNGELLVETDFCDGVDIYHLQSVSGNNLQILGLVRQEDSGMYQCVAHSSPGTPSCVSLSQRSKTLAAGTPRPPWLLQATSTSNRFITLAWHEPELNTDHTVGYSVVYKQEGSLRERVQNASAAPPARD; encoded by the exons ATGTGCCCTGGACACCATGCCGGCGCCCTCCATCAAGGGGTTCAGGAACAGTCACCCGCTGGAGCCAGACTCACGAATGACACGCCTTCCATCTG GTGCCTTAGAAATAGAGAATGTAGCCATGCCGGGGAGTACTGCTGCCAAGCCAACAAGAGCAAGGTGTCCCAGCAAGCCACACTCACAGTCAAGGAAGCCTACGCCCTGCGGGACCCCCAGCGGCCCGTGCTCACTGCTCAGCCAAAGTCCACGATAGGCAAGGTGGGGGACAAGATCACCGTGGACTGTGCGGCCAACGGCTACCCGGAGCCAGCCATGGTGTGCCTCAGGGACAGCGCCACCATCCACATGGC tttgtgtgtgtgtgtgttgcagttattgctgtatataag ggacctggacacactgttctgcggcaccaccagcagcagcctgcacatccatggcctgcaggaggaggacgaggggacgtacaggtgccgggcggagaacagggacctggacacactgttctgcggcaccaccaccagcagcctgcacatccatggcctgcaggaggaggacgaggggacgtacaTGTGCTGGGCGGAGAACAGGGAGGATTCGCTCGACGCCGTGGCCCACATACAGGTCCAAG TTGCTCCGAGGTTTCTGAGGCAGCCGGCCAACGCTCTCGCCTATGAGAAGGAGAACGTGGAGCTGGAGTGCAGCGTGTACGGCCAGCCAGAGCCCTCGCTCCACTGGCTCAAGAACGGCGAGCTGCTGGTGGAGACGGACTTTTGTGATGGTGTGGACATTTATCACTTACAG AGTGTGAGCGGCAACAACCTGCAGATCCTTGGCCTGGTGCGCCAGGAGGACTCCGGGATGTACCAGTGTGTGGCGCACAGCTCGCCGGGGACGCCCAGCTGTGTGTCCTTGAGTCAA AGGAGCAAGACCCTGGCGGCGGGCACCCCCAGGCCCCCTTGGCTGCTGCAGGCCACCTCCACCAGCAACAGGTTCATCACGCTGGCCTGGCATGAGCCGGAGCTCAACACCGACCACACTGTGGGATACTCAGTCGTCTACAAGCAGGAAGGATCACTCAG aGAACGCGTCCAGAACGCGAGTGCAGCTCCTCCAGCGAGGGACTGA